The following DNA comes from Vigna radiata var. radiata cultivar VC1973A chromosome 4, Vradiata_ver6, whole genome shotgun sequence.
CAGAAGCACAGAACAGCTTAGTACGTGGATTTGATTCTATATGGTAATAATAGCTAGGATTGAATGCTATCTTCACTATTGAATATACAAAAGCTTTGGCGGGAGAGAGTCATTCTGTGATGACCCTTTACAAAAGAACATGACAAACTTCAAGTTGCAGAAAGTGTAGTGCGAATTTGTGTGCATGATTATACAAAATTTAGAAGGAGAAATGAGgaaaaaaaagatgaagaaaaggcGTCCCTATCAGCACCTCCCAATATTTTCGCTGTTGAGAAAATCTTGACTACGATGGTTGAGAAACTTTTGTAGATATGGTCCAGTATGTAGGTCTGTTTCATTTGACAATTTTGTCCCGGAAAGTCAGCAAATACTACGCAACCTCACATTACTGTGCATGATGTCAGTGACGTGAGGAATTTTACAAGTGATGCACAAAAATCCCTATATCAAAAGATTCTACTACCGTAGCGGCAAGAAACTTTGGTCGGCAGTTCTCACTCTGTTACTTTTCAACTTGCCTCTTTTCTTTGCACAATTTGAGAGATACCACACACGCTTCTTGAATCCAATGTCTTAACACCATATCCAAAGTATCCCTACTTTACACTGTTTCTTATGAAATGTGTCTGTCATGCATAATCCTTGTTCCTTGTAACAAACACAAGTGTTACCATAAAACCTGTTTTTTGGAACATGTGTATTATAATATGATCCTACTTTAACTTAATGCAATAACTATGCGCATTAAAGTTTTCTCTTCAATATTTCTATTCTAACTTACTTTTGAATTAATGATCCAAAGATATAAAACCATGCAGAGTTTTATACTTGTAAAACTTcttattttatactatatttcATTCTATAATAACATGAGCATTTTCTAATCAATACACGGAAGGTTTaacatacacatatataattgttcattTTAGATTAAGttatcacaaattttttatcaatagaagtatcttatgtgtatataaatctatattcatcttttattttatctgatataaaactttatttgtaCCTAACAACAACGTGATATGGTTCAAATGTGACGAGAGTTTAATTcgtaaataaaaagtatatatatttgttaaaagtGTCAATCTTTGATAAAAATTGGATGACAGCATCCCAAGGATACTATACTCTAGTACGATCGATGACAAAGCTGCGGTATTATATGCTCACCTCATTTATCAAATAACTATAAGAGggttatttattaaatgttcataaaaagataagaattaatatgaaacaaaccatttaaaaaaaaaagaaaatgaaggtgGTCCAGCACCACTTGCAAGGAGAATGGGATTCAATGTGAAAGAAGTTGATGGGATTTCCAGGTTTTTGGCCAATAATATTCCCATATGTTATAGTAAATATTTAGTTAGGaagtttatatatgtatataagaaGGAAAAGGATTGTGATATAGTAGAGATGGTTATTTAAAAATGGGTAACAGAGCGTGGGCATTATTGGGAAGAATCTTATTCTGAATGCAGGGGTTGCGTTATCTGAGCTTGCGGGAGAATGATATAAGAATATTTTGTGCCTTAATCCTTTGAGCTACTTGACCAACACCAAGTTTTCCCTTTTGTGCCTTGTTCGCTTCACTAAGTCACAAAAGCCAagttttataattcaaatattctcatcatcatcatcatgtcGAATACTTATTAACAGACATAGACagatcttaattaatttttctggGACTAAAGGGGCCATCAATCATTATAACTAACATGGATTTTTTTAAGTAAaccattttaaaacaataattaaaatctagTTTTATTCCTTGGAAGATGTTCAAATATCGATTTTCCTTATCACTTTCACCAAGAAGAATAATGTTGTCCTCCTTAACGTGAAAGGAAGAATTTCATAAATGGAGCATTGAGTTCTATGGAAAGAAGGATGCGAATCAAATCCATGTGCAGATGCTTCAAAAACTTAGGCACTACCATCCTTGTTGTGAGGCTTGTATGCTTGCTTGCTTACCCATACATAGGGTATCGCTTATTGTTTTTTCATAAAGGTTGTGATTAGATAATAGAGAACATCTTTCCTACTTTGTTTGGATGCCCCTTTGGATTATTGTTACGATCCTCAAAAAAATCATTTCCCTTTTGATTGATAATCCTAAGCAACAGTCAACGTTATTCGGGCTGATAACTATTCTGAATTtgacaaaaatgaaataaataataaacagtTGCTTCTTATTAAGTAAATTTATGAGCCCATATACATACATCAGAAAGATGGTGCCTATGGGGCGTCACAATTGAAATCTTACAAAAGATTTTTGGAGCAACTTAAAACCTAACTAAGTATGCATATGCAGTTTCAGTTTGACTAGGGGGTCCCAGGAGAGGGAGGACCAGTCTCAGTGCCACCACACTCCACTGTGAAATCAATGACATCCATAGCTTCTTCAATATTGCTCCTGTTTGACACTCTTGCTTTCTTTGTTGCCCTCTTTGAAGTTTTCCTCTCGAATATGCGGCACACAGCCAAGGCTGACATCTACGTTACACATCAAACATAAAAGTTAAATGAGAAAGAAATCCgaaaggtggtggtggtggatggATACTGTTGTATATATTGTTTACCTTTGATGGATTTGACTTTAGGGCAAGACGAAACTCATGCATCACCCATTTTGTTTTGGCAAGAGAGCTACCCTTGGCTTTCCAGAAAACCAGAACACTCTTCTTTCCAATCACTTTTTCGTCAGATAactcaacctcttcatctttctcCACCATTTCCCATTGCCCTTTCCCAGCATCGCTCTTGTCAGGGTTTCCTGACACACGGCTCCTCACATCGTAGAAGAAAAACTTCTGCCAATTCATGTACTTCCCACCtacaaataaacaaacacacatTTCTTTAGATCACTCCGGGGCTTCCAAAAATCGGATCTTTTTCGGACACATTGTCCACTGACAAGAATCACCAAAGAAAAtcttgaaagagaaagagaaaagatctGAGATtaaaaaagcaaagaaagaagGGTGAACCTCCTGGGAGGTCCCAAGGCTGAGTCTGGAAAACATGATAGTCTTGGATGAGGTCATTGGGGAGTGTTTGTGCCATGATCCTCTTCCTGAGGTAGTAGCCTGCAAGAATTTCATCGGTGGGGTCGAACAAGTAGCCAACAGGGAGCTTATAGGTCTTGCCTCCAAGTGGGACTAACACTTCCATGGCCTTGGATAGATGAAGGAACTTGTGATCAAAGAAATCAATTTATAGATGTGAAGACATGCAGTGTGGTGGATGTCTTTGactaagagagagaaaaaccaCATACATGCTTACAAATCTTCCCTTCTATTTGACTTTCGAACGAATGGACCATTTTCctatgttcttttattttatttattaagtttttaaaaaaaaagtacaggaaattaaattattttggatttagtattaattattttttaaaaagatgcACTCTGTACAAGTTACAACTAATGTAGTACTGTACTGTAGGTGACGTGAGTGAATGAGTAACTTTGTTTGATTTCAGTCAATTGACTATGGCTCAAAATGTGTGACACCTTTGAAATGGCAGTTTTCgtttatacaaatttaatattttcacatCTTTAACGTGTCTTTCGATTAAAAACATGTGTTTGAGTGAAAAATAAGACTCTTAAATTGAGTGTAAAATCAATCAATGAAAACATTTGTATAGGTTTGCGTGGAAAATAAGATtctttgaattaaaagaaattgaatgaaaatatttatagatcATTTAATAGatgtaataaaattttttaataaataatattataagattataattttatagttagACATGTAGTTAAAATGTTATTCCCATTACAATGGGTGAAttcaattgaaagaaaattacgAATTATAATATTGTTGATACGAGaaaacattgttaaaaaaattataaaatttgaataaaaataattataaaatatttaagcaagtttttaatttttttttgtaaaacttaaaaaatatgccaaatttatgtaaaagtttagcatgtaattaatattaaaccttaattaGGTTTTAAGTAAGTCataaatttagatata
Coding sequences within:
- the LOC106758973 gene encoding NAC domain-containing protein 83, with the translated sequence MEVLVPLGGKTYKLPVGYLFDPTDEILAGYYLRKRIMAQTLPNDLIQDYHVFQTQPWDLPGGGKYMNWQKFFFYDVRSRVSGNPDKSDAGKGQWEMVEKDEEVELSDEKVIGKKSVLVFWKAKGSSLAKTKWVMHEFRLALKSNPSKMSALAVCRIFERKTSKRATKKARVSNRSNIEEAMDVIDFTVECGGTETGPPSPGTP